The Natrinema salaciae genome includes a window with the following:
- a CDS encoding Mov34/MPN/PAD-1 family protein, translating into MGLFDALFRSSEILGIAEETLEFAIESSEETHPNEYMGFLRGTEADRLGLDRDGLVITDILVVPGTESNSVSATVKTNQIPNDVKALGSIHSHPNGVIKPSNADLDTFGRGSVHVIIGAPYRRTDWKAFDSQGTPTQLNVIDVDLPETEDFFDFTQADIDEELRR; encoded by the coding sequence ATGGGGCTGTTCGACGCGCTGTTTCGCTCGAGCGAGATCCTCGGCATCGCCGAGGAGACCCTCGAGTTCGCCATCGAGTCCTCCGAGGAGACGCACCCGAACGAGTACATGGGGTTCCTCCGGGGGACCGAGGCCGACCGGCTGGGTCTGGACCGGGACGGGCTGGTGATCACGGATATCCTCGTGGTACCCGGCACCGAGTCCAACAGCGTCAGCGCGACCGTCAAGACGAACCAGATTCCGAACGACGTGAAGGCGCTGGGAAGCATCCACTCCCATCCCAACGGCGTCATCAAGCCGAGCAACGCGGATCTGGACACGTTCGGCCGGGGGAGCGTCCACGTCATCATCGGCGCGCCCTACCGTCGGACGGACTGGAAGGCGTTCGATTCACAGGGAACGCCGACCCAGTTGAACGTGATCGACGTCGACCTGCCCGAGACCGAGGACTTTTTCGATTTCACGCAGGCGGACATCGACGAGGAACTGCGCCGATGA
- a CDS encoding adenylyltransferase/cytidyltransferase family protein: MTRTVIAQGTFDILHPGHVHYLEEAAAMGDELYVIVARKSNVDHKKAPICPGTQRRDVVGALAAVDEAILGHEDDIFVPIEEIDPDVIALGHDQHHDDDAIAAELASRGIDCEVRRASGREPADDDQLLSTRLIIDRILERRG; the protein is encoded by the coding sequence ATGACGCGGACGGTCATCGCACAGGGGACCTTCGACATCCTCCACCCCGGTCACGTCCACTACCTCGAGGAGGCCGCCGCGATGGGCGACGAACTGTACGTGATCGTCGCTCGCAAGAGCAACGTCGATCACAAGAAAGCGCCGATCTGCCCGGGCACTCAGCGCCGCGACGTGGTCGGCGCGCTCGCGGCCGTCGACGAGGCAATTCTCGGCCACGAGGACGACATCTTCGTGCCCATCGAGGAGATCGACCCCGACGTGATCGCGCTCGGCCACGATCAGCACCACGACGACGACGCCATCGCAGCCGAACTCGCGTCTCGCGGGATCGACTGCGAGGTTCGCCGGGCGAGTGGCCGAGAACCGGCCGACGACGATCAACTGCTCTCGACGCGGCTGATCATCGATCGGATCCTCGAGCGGCGGGGGTGA
- a CDS encoding glycosyltransferase: MPALDASVVVPARDEEPRLERTLDSLAAQAYDGRLEVIIVATGTETARVARAHPTVDRALIDDRGAGPGPARNRGAAAAGGDVLLFTDADTVVPPSWVRRHCRHYAAGDVVGVGGPLRPLEDGVRHRVLFRLLSDWWYRVSWPVGFVQQPGCNCSVRRTAFDAVGGFDDSLGFLEDTDLSLRLRREGAVVYDRACPVDTSARRQERVGYGSLFWTYLVGYLAYAVPGRSPSRDYFRY, encoded by the coding sequence ATGCCGGCACTCGACGCCTCGGTCGTCGTTCCCGCCCGCGACGAGGAACCCCGACTCGAGCGAACGCTCGATTCGCTCGCCGCGCAGGCGTACGACGGCCGTCTGGAGGTGATCATCGTCGCGACCGGAACGGAGACGGCGCGGGTCGCTCGAGCGCATCCGACCGTCGACCGGGCCCTGATCGACGACCGCGGGGCGGGCCCCGGTCCGGCGAGAAACCGGGGGGCAGCCGCGGCCGGCGGCGACGTCCTTCTCTTCACCGACGCCGACACGGTCGTCCCGCCATCGTGGGTCCGCCGACACTGCCGCCATTACGCGGCCGGCGACGTCGTCGGCGTCGGCGGGCCGCTCCGGCCGCTCGAGGACGGGGTTCGACACCGCGTCCTCTTTCGGCTGCTCTCGGACTGGTGGTATCGCGTCTCCTGGCCGGTCGGTTTCGTCCAGCAACCCGGGTGTAACTGCAGCGTGCGCCGGACGGCGTTCGACGCCGTCGGCGGCTTCGACGACTCGCTGGGGTTCCTCGAGGACACCGACCTCTCCTTACGGCTCCGCCGCGAGGGGGCTGTCGTCTACGACCGCGCCTGCCCCGTCGACACGTCGGCCCGCCGGCAAGAGCGCGTCGGCTACGGCTCGCTCTTCTGGACGTATCTCGTCGGCTACCTCGCGTACGCCGTCCCCGGCCGGTCGCCGTCTCGGGACTACTTTCGGTACTGA
- the ilvD gene encoding dihydroxy-acid dehydratase yields the protein MSSDDEFDYGKDEQLRSREVTAGPDKAPHRAMFRAMGFDDEDFGSPMIGVPNPAADITPCNVHLDDVAESTLEGVDESGGMPIEFGTITISDAISMGTEGMKASLISRELIADSVELVSFGERMDGLVTIGGCDKNMPGMMMASIRTDLPSVFLYGGSIMPGEHEGREITVQNLFEGVGAVADGEMESEELAEMERHACPGAGSCGGMFTANTMASISEALGFAPLGSASPPAEAESRYDVAREAGELAVEAVEEQRKPSDFLSKESFENAIALQVAIGGSTNAVLHLLAMAAEAGVDLSIEEFDEISRRTPKIADLQPGGTRVMHDLHEVGGVPVVLNALYEAGLLHGDALTITGNTMGEELEALDPPAIEALDVDFLYTVDEPKNEQGAIRILTGNLAPGGSVLKVTGDDDLHHEGPVRVFEAEENAMEYVQEGHVESGDVLVIRNEGPQGGPGMREMLGVTSAVAGQGHAEDVALITDGRFSGATRGFSIGHVAPEAFAGGPIGLIEDGDVITIDIEDRTLEVDVDEAELEARREAWEQPEPNYENGVLAKFGRAFGSAANGAVTNPGVKDE from the coding sequence ATGAGCAGCGACGACGAGTTCGATTACGGGAAAGACGAGCAGTTGCGGAGTCGCGAAGTGACGGCGGGCCCGGACAAGGCCCCCCACCGAGCGATGTTCCGTGCCATGGGGTTCGACGACGAGGACTTCGGGTCGCCGATGATCGGCGTCCCCAATCCGGCGGCCGACATCACGCCATGTAACGTCCACCTCGACGACGTCGCCGAATCGACGCTCGAGGGAGTCGACGAGTCCGGCGGCATGCCGATCGAGTTCGGGACGATCACCATCTCCGACGCGATCTCGATGGGAACCGAGGGGATGAAGGCGTCGCTGATCTCCCGGGAACTCATCGCCGACTCCGTCGAACTGGTCTCCTTCGGCGAGCGCATGGACGGACTGGTCACCATCGGCGGCTGTGACAAGAACATGCCCGGGATGATGATGGCCTCGATCCGGACGGACCTCCCCTCGGTCTTCCTGTACGGCGGTTCGATCATGCCCGGCGAGCACGAGGGGCGGGAGATCACCGTTCAGAACCTCTTCGAGGGCGTCGGTGCGGTCGCCGACGGCGAGATGGAAAGCGAGGAACTCGCCGAGATGGAGCGCCACGCCTGTCCCGGCGCGGGCTCCTGTGGCGGGATGTTCACCGCCAACACGATGGCCTCGATCTCGGAAGCGCTCGGCTTCGCGCCGCTTGGCAGCGCGAGCCCGCCCGCCGAGGCCGAATCGCGCTACGACGTCGCTCGCGAGGCCGGCGAACTCGCCGTCGAAGCCGTCGAGGAACAGCGCAAGCCGTCCGACTTCCTCAGCAAGGAGTCGTTCGAGAACGCCATCGCCCTGCAGGTCGCCATCGGCGGCTCGACCAACGCCGTCCTCCACCTGCTGGCGATGGCCGCCGAGGCCGGCGTCGACCTCTCCATCGAGGAGTTCGACGAGATCAGTCGGCGCACCCCGAAGATCGCCGACCTCCAGCCCGGCGGCACGCGCGTGATGCACGACCTCCACGAGGTCGGCGGCGTCCCGGTCGTTCTCAACGCCCTCTACGAGGCCGGTCTGCTCCACGGCGACGCGCTGACGATCACGGGGAACACGATGGGCGAGGAACTCGAGGCCCTCGATCCGCCGGCGATCGAAGCGCTCGACGTCGACTTCCTCTACACCGTCGACGAGCCGAAGAACGAGCAAGGTGCGATCCGGATTCTGACGGGCAACCTCGCCCCCGGGGGCTCGGTCCTCAAGGTCACCGGCGACGACGACCTCCATCACGAAGGCCCCGTCCGCGTCTTCGAAGCGGAGGAAAACGCCATGGAGTACGTTCAGGAGGGACACGTCGAGAGCGGCGACGTGCTCGTCATCCGCAACGAGGGGCCACAGGGCGGCCCGGGCATGCGCGAGATGCTGGGCGTCACGAGCGCGGTCGCCGGGCAGGGCCACGCCGAAGACGTCGCGCTCATCACCGACGGCCGCTTCTCCGGCGCGACGCGAGGGTTCTCGATCGGCCACGTCGCCCCCGAGGCGTTCGCCGGTGGCCCCATCGGTCTCATCGAGGACGGCGACGTGATCACCATCGACATCGAAGACCGCACCCTCGAGGTCGACGTCGACGAGGCCGAACTCGAGGCTCGACGCGAGGCGTGGGAACAGCCCGAACCTAACTACGAGAACGGCGTCCTGGCGAAGTTCGGTCGCGCCTTCGGCTCGGCGGCGAACGGCGCCGTGACCAACCCCGGCGTCAAAGACGAGTGA
- a CDS encoding alpha-amylase domain-containing protein — translation MQDDTNHTSDTSTDGSISRRTLVRGAAMAGLTLAGAGAASTATAAGEQVFFQYFHETWPTITDDLSRVADRGYDGVWIQAPQESELAWSDQDGRNDPPLGYQPVDFRSFDSEFGTEADLQRLVDTAHDNDLEVYVDCVMNHMAANRGYDFPQFEEKHFHTHVGSIDDWDDEHQVEHGDLLGLKDLAQLESHGHQDTAPYVREQLYEYMKKIANVGADGYRYDAVKHVETEFWDQYANPWADELDMNRIGEVFDGDVDYVQNYVDTGMNALDYPLYFVLDDVFDYGDMGHLEGAGVTGQDPWHAWPFVQNHDEGAPPQYHLAHAHALTLEGTPMVYNRYPDEILEDDAITNMVWVKTNLAGGATHWRHTDSDLAIYERKNNLLVGLNNNTDEWRSKWVYTTWRNETLKDYSGTADDVQVDGNGWVELSVPPEGWVFYAPY, via the coding sequence ATGCAAGACGATACCAACCACACGTCCGACACGAGCACCGACGGATCAATCAGCAGACGCACACTCGTCCGCGGCGCTGCGATGGCCGGGCTCACCCTCGCCGGTGCGGGGGCCGCTTCGACGGCGACGGCCGCGGGTGAACAGGTGTTTTTCCAGTACTTTCACGAGACGTGGCCGACGATCACGGACGACCTCTCGAGGGTCGCCGACCGCGGCTACGACGGCGTCTGGATCCAGGCGCCGCAGGAGAGCGAACTCGCCTGGAGCGATCAGGACGGCCGGAACGACCCGCCGCTTGGCTACCAGCCCGTCGACTTCCGCTCGTTCGACAGCGAGTTCGGCACCGAGGCGGACCTGCAGCGGCTCGTCGACACCGCCCACGACAACGACCTCGAGGTGTACGTCGACTGCGTGATGAACCACATGGCCGCGAACCGCGGGTACGACTTCCCGCAGTTCGAGGAGAAACACTTTCACACCCACGTCGGATCGATCGACGACTGGGACGACGAACACCAGGTCGAACACGGGGACCTCCTCGGGTTGAAAGACCTCGCGCAACTCGAGTCACACGGCCACCAGGACACGGCTCCGTACGTCCGCGAACAGCTGTACGAGTACATGAAGAAAATCGCGAACGTCGGCGCCGACGGCTACCGGTACGACGCCGTCAAGCACGTCGAAACGGAGTTCTGGGACCAGTACGCCAACCCCTGGGCCGACGAACTCGACATGAACCGCATCGGCGAGGTGTTCGACGGCGACGTCGACTACGTGCAAAACTACGTCGATACCGGCATGAACGCCTTGGACTACCCGCTGTACTTCGTGCTGGACGACGTCTTCGACTACGGCGACATGGGCCACCTCGAGGGGGCTGGCGTGACGGGCCAGGACCCGTGGCACGCCTGGCCGTTCGTCCAGAACCACGACGAGGGCGCGCCGCCGCAGTACCACCTCGCACACGCCCACGCGCTCACGCTCGAGGGGACGCCGATGGTGTACAACCGCTACCCGGACGAAATTCTCGAGGACGATGCGATCACCAACATGGTGTGGGTCAAGACGAACCTCGCCGGCGGCGCAACTCACTGGCGACACACCGATTCCGACCTCGCGATCTACGAGCGAAAGAACAACCTGCTCGTCGGGCTGAATAACAACACCGACGAGTGGCGCAGCAAGTGGGTGTACACGACGTGGCGCAACGAGACGCTCAAGGATTACAGCGGCACCGCTGACGACGTGCAGGTCGACGGCAACGGCTGGGTCGAGCTCTCGGTTCCCCCGGAGGGATGGGTGTTCTACGCACCGTACTGA